The following proteins are co-located in the Streptomyces sp. NBC_00435 genome:
- a CDS encoding beta-class carbonic anhydrase, translated as MMTSVPVPAESSPQAPETDGAPSVTDQLVEANRVYAAEFTDPGMDARPVLHVAVVACMDARLDLHAALGLELGDCHTIRNAGGVVTDDTIRSLTISQRALGTRAVILIHHTGCGLESLTEDFRHELEDEVGQRPAWAVEAFRDVDQDVRQSMQRVRTNPFLPHKDDVRGFVFDVHTGLLREIDPIS; from the coding sequence ATGATGACTTCCGTACCCGTGCCTGCCGAGTCCTCCCCCCAGGCCCCCGAGACCGATGGCGCTCCCTCCGTCACCGACCAGCTGGTGGAGGCGAACCGCGTCTACGCCGCGGAGTTCACCGATCCCGGCATGGACGCCCGCCCCGTCCTCCACGTGGCCGTCGTCGCCTGCATGGACGCCAGGCTCGACCTGCACGCCGCCCTGGGCCTGGAGCTCGGCGACTGTCACACGATCCGCAACGCCGGCGGGGTGGTCACCGACGACACCATCCGCTCCCTCACCATCAGCCAGCGGGCGCTCGGCACCCGCGCGGTGATACTCATCCACCACACCGGATGTGGCCTCGAAAGCCTGACCGAGGACTTCCGGCACGAGCTGGAGGACGAGGTCGGCCAGCGCCCCGCCTGGGCCGTGGAGGCGTTCCGGGACGTGGACCAGGACGTCCGCCAGTCGATGCAGCGGGTTCGTACGAACCCCTTCCTGCCCCACAAGGACGATGTGCGAGGCTTCGTCTTCGACGTGCACACCGGACTCCTGCGGGAGATCGATCCCATCTCGTGA
- the rsmH gene encoding 16S rRNA (cytosine(1402)-N(4))-methyltransferase RsmH — translation MLQRCLDLLAPALERPGAVVVDCTLGLGGHSEALLTRFPEVHLIGLDRDKEALRLSGERLAPFGDRTTLVHAIYADLAEVLDGLRIPTVQGILFDLGVSSMQLDEADRGFAYAQDAPLDMRMDQTTGISAAEVLNTYAPGELVRILRQYGEEKQAKRIVSAVVRERVREPFTNSARLVELIRDSLPQAAKRTGGNPAKRTFQALRIEVNGELSGLERAIPAAVDRIAVGGRIAVLSYHSLEDRLVKQVFAAGATSTAPPGLPVVPEKYQPKLKLLTRGAELPTEEEIAENRRAAPARCRGVERIREARL, via the coding sequence ATGCTCCAGCGGTGCCTGGACCTGTTGGCCCCGGCACTGGAGAGGCCCGGGGCCGTCGTCGTCGACTGCACCCTCGGCCTCGGCGGCCACAGCGAGGCCCTGCTCACCCGGTTCCCCGAGGTACACCTGATCGGCCTCGACCGCGACAAGGAGGCCCTGCGCCTCTCCGGGGAGCGCCTCGCGCCCTTCGGGGACCGCACCACCCTCGTCCACGCCATCTACGCCGACCTGGCCGAGGTGCTGGACGGCCTGCGCATCCCCACCGTGCAGGGCATCCTCTTCGACCTCGGCGTCTCCTCCATGCAGCTGGACGAGGCCGACCGCGGCTTCGCCTACGCGCAGGACGCGCCGCTCGACATGCGGATGGACCAGACGACCGGCATCAGCGCGGCCGAGGTCCTGAACACGTACGCGCCCGGCGAGCTGGTCCGGATCCTGCGCCAGTACGGCGAGGAGAAGCAGGCCAAGCGGATCGTGTCCGCGGTGGTGCGCGAGCGGGTCAGGGAACCCTTCACCAACAGCGCGCGCCTCGTCGAACTGATCCGCGACTCCCTGCCGCAGGCGGCGAAGCGGACCGGCGGAAACCCGGCCAAGCGCACCTTCCAGGCGCTGCGCATCGAGGTCAACGGCGAGCTCTCCGGTCTGGAGCGGGCGATCCCCGCCGCCGTGGACCGGATCGCGGTCGGCGGCCGGATCGCGGTGCTCTCGTACCACTCGCTGGAGGACCGGCTCGTCAAGCAGGTCTTCGCCGCCGGCGCGACCTCCACGGCCCCGCCCGGGCTGCCGGTCGTACCGGAGAAGTACCAGCCGAAGCTGAAGCTGCTGACGCGCGGTGCGGAGCTGCCGACCGAGGAGGAGATCGCCGAGAACCGGCGGGCGGCGCCTGCCCGGTGCCGCGGGGTGGAACGGATCCGGGAGGCGCGGCTGTGA